The proteins below come from a single Mucilaginibacter mali genomic window:
- a CDS encoding Hsp20/alpha crystallin family protein, with amino-acid sequence MTLVKFNNGHKPAVNPWFSDVFNAIANDSFINDKLQTKVPAVNIAETENEFHIELAAPGLKKEDFKISLDKDVLSVSVEKKSENTDETKKYSKREYSYKSFVRSFTLPDSVDYAKIDAEYTDGILKLTVAKKEEAKIQSREIAVK; translated from the coding sequence ATGACTTTAGTAAAATTTAACAACGGCCACAAACCAGCAGTAAACCCTTGGTTCAGCGATGTATTTAACGCTATAGCTAACGATTCGTTCATTAACGATAAACTACAAACCAAAGTACCGGCCGTTAATATTGCAGAAACCGAAAACGAATTTCATATTGAACTGGCTGCCCCTGGCCTTAAGAAAGAAGATTTCAAGATCAGCCTGGATAAGGATGTGTTAAGCGTATCGGTTGAAAAGAAATCGGAAAACACCGACGAAACTAAAAAATACAGCAAACGCGAGTATAGCTACAAATCGTTCGTAAGGTCTTTCACCTTGCCTGATAGTGTAGATTATGCAAAAATTGATGCCGAATATACAGATGGTATCCTGAAACTGACCGTAGCTAAAAAGGAAGAAGCTAAGATCCAGTCGCGCGAGATCGCTGTAAAATAA
- a CDS encoding DMT family protein gives MLTNKYFTIAMRGLKTIIFLIISNTFMTFAWYGHLKFKEYDWGKNLGLTAIIFISWGLAFFEYLFQVPANRAGFKGDGGPYTLVQLKTIQEAITLTIFMIFSIVFFKTEKFAWNHLVGFGLIVLAVFVIFKKW, from the coding sequence TTGTTGACCAACAAATACTTCACCATAGCCATGCGCGGATTAAAAACCATCATTTTCCTCATTATATCCAACACCTTCATGACTTTTGCCTGGTACGGCCACCTTAAATTTAAAGAGTACGACTGGGGTAAGAACCTGGGACTAACGGCCATTATCTTCATCAGCTGGGGCCTGGCTTTCTTCGAATATTTGTTCCAGGTGCCGGCCAACAGGGCGGGTTTTAAAGGCGACGGCGGCCCTTACACATTGGTGCAGCTAAAAACCATACAGGAAGCCATTACGCTTACCATCTTTATGATCTTCAGCATCGTATTCTTTAAAACCGAAAAATTCGCGTGGAACCATTTGGTGGGGTTCGGGCTGATCGTGCTGGCGGTTTTTGTGATATTTAAGAAGTGGTGA